GGCCTCGTTCCCCAGAAAAGAAAACTCAAAATGGTATCCTCGGCTTCTGAAAAATAAGTCGTACAGTGTAGAACCGTTCCTAATACGGAAACTGGTCTGTGGTCTACACCGCATGGACCAATGTCACTGACGAGCGGGCCCGCGGCAGCGCGGCTGCTATCTTCCGGTGGAACAGTCACACGGTGCTATCGGCCGGCCATCTCCCCTGGAATTTCTGCTGGGTACACCCAGACCCCAGTCCATGTGAACCAGAACCAGGCAGGCAACTATTCCCCACTTCACCGTGTCAGTAGCACACTGCTCCCCGCGATGTCTCTCCGCCGCCTCCTAGGtctctcctccgccgccgccttcccCGGACTCCTCCGCCGCTCCTTCTCCTTCACCACGTCCGGCACGCCCCCTCCGTGGGCTTTCATCGAGCGCAGCACGGAGGCGGCCGAGGGACTGTCCGTGCGCCTCGGCCACCCACCGAGCCTCTCCACCATACGTGTCCCGAAGCACCTCGTCAGGACCAGCGCCGCCCCCGACCACGACGCCGACGTCATCCAGTCCATCTCCGGCTCCGTCTGCTCCGCCAGCAgcgacggcctcctcctcctgtCCTACTTCGACCTGCGCTTGGAGGCTCCGATCCTCGCCCAACGGGGCGCCGCCCGGCTGCGCAAAAGCCCAGCCGACCTCGCCCCTGGCTACGGCGCCCACTGCACGCACTTCGTCTGCAACCCTGTTACCGGTGAGCTATCCTGCCTCCCTGACCCCAGGACCTCGGACCCTGTGAGTAAGGTCATGTGCGGCTTACACACGGGCCTCCTCACCCGAGCCGATGGCGGCCACGACGGGCCGCCCAACAGGTTCGCCATCGCCGAGCTGCACGGGAACCAGATGGTCCGGTTTCtctcggagacaggggagtgggaAGTCGTGCCGGTCTCGCCGTGCCAGCTCCCGGATGCGCGGCGAATGGTGCTGGACCACGACGTGGTGGCCTTCGGCGGCCGCCTGTGGTGGCTTGACGTCACCTGTGGCGCGGTCTCGGTCGACCCCTTCAGCGACCGGCCAGAGCTCTGCTTCGTCGAGCTGCCGAGGGACAGCGTGCTGCCCGCAGCCGCGCAGGACGGCTGCGACTGCGCAGGGACCAGCGGCTGCGGTGAATCACCGGAGCACCGGCGCCTGTGTGTCAGCGAAGGGCGGCTGCGGTACATCGAGGTCGCTCGAGAGGAGCCGTTCGTGCTCAGCACCTTCGCGCTCGATGAAGAGGCCAGTGGCTGGACGCTGCAGCACCGGCTAGACCTCAGCCGCTTCCGCTTCCAATTCCAAGACTACTGCCCCCACCCATGGCTACCCTTAAAGGAGGGGGATACGCCACAGATTGGGTTCCTAGACCCGCTGGACGACAGTTGGATATACATGTCGGCTACCATTGCTAATCCTGAGGATACGCCACGATTTGTCTTCGTCGTGGACATGAAGAAAGAGGATGTGATCATGTGTTCTGCTTATAGATCAGGCATCCCCTCCTTCGTACCGTTTGTTCTTCCACCGTGGCTTGGATCCAGCCAGATCCCTGCTGCAGGTTCTGACTCTCTACTCAACTTGTTAGATTATTACTAGTTCATTGTTGTACTTTTAGCTTTAGATGTGCAATGTACGAGTTCTTTGTAGATCACCTTCAACAGAATTTGTTTTCTGCATCCGCTTGGCATAATATTTTGTTTCGGCATAACTTAATCAATGACCCAAAAATATAGTATTTATGCCATGTGTTTGGTAGCTATTGGGAGGGAACATAAAAGTTTTGAAGGGGTTTAGTTTGATTTTGCTTGTTGAGGTGCATGAGAAATGGCAATGTGTTGATCTTTAGCTAACCTATAAGGTATCGTAAATAAGTCACAGCCATAGATTAGAATGTGTCAATCTTATCCAAAAGTACAACTTATAACGGTGCAGGGCTGCAGAGCAAGTACTTGGGGTCGCAAGTTTTCTGTCCTAAATTAACCATTCCTTAAGTTGAAACTTCCAACATGTGGGGTTATTTCAAGTTTTGAACCTGTTGGCCCTGCTGAATTAGCTTTTCAACACAGTATTTGCAAGTGCGCTTCCATGGTACTCACATTAGCTGTCAATTTTGATTCTCTTATCCTTGTTCCTATTGGCGCGGATTCTCAGTGAAAATGTAGATATTTTCTGAGAACTGTTGTAAAATGGTTGCTGTGACACTAATTTAGAACAACTGTATGACATTAATATCTTACCCTTTTCAGTCATGGGCGAAATATGATAGGCCTTGACCTAAGTAACTCGATCAGTGACTATCTTCTGCATGTAAACAACACTTTCCTTCTTTGGTGACTTGTTATAAGCTAGAATGCTCCTATCTAGACCGTGATTATAGCAATGTGCTGTTTGCGACTTTCTAATTTGCACTGCTTGTTCCACATTTTATTTCGTTATTTTGGTTTTAGTACGTACCCATTTAATTATTCCTGTGCAGTGTACACTACCCAGCTGTTATCTTGCACCTAATTATCCATGTgcttaaaaacaaaacaaaatagaatTATCCCTCTGCTATGGGCTTATGGGTTATGGGTACAGTGTGCTGATTAATTGATAACCTTATCTAACTGTCAGTTTGTTTTGCTAGCTCGATTCCTATAGCGGTGCAAATAATTTATACTGTTATAAATTTTGTTGTTTTATTGTTGTTGCAGTTTTTCAAATTCTTGTACGTTGATCAAATGCACCTTTTTCAGGCAGGAAGGACTTCAAGAAAAAACAAGGCCTTGGTCTGGTTCGCGCAAATAGTCTGTAGAAGAGATGAAGGTACCAATTTACCTGAACACTTGATTTATTTCTCAAACACACGGTGCCAATTTACCAGTCAATGCATTTCTCGTTGATTTCTTCAAGTGATGCACTGTCCGTGTCGCATGTTTAGGATGCTGCATTCTTGTTACTAGTATTTCTTACTCTATCGGCGCAATTTATGGATTGAAAAAGTAACAGGTGGATATTTTTGCCAATTACTAACAACATTTTCAACCGCTTTTCTATGTATTGTCCAACATATTGTTATCTTTAATAccaccttcttcttcttgttggttGAGCTTTAGTTGGGGTTTTAGTGAAGGTAGTATTTTTTTGGGGACTCAAATCAGTAGAATAGTTATTACTGAAAGCGTGCTACCTGAATATGTTCTTTCATTCATATTCTTGTGCCAACAACTTGCCAATGCTGCCAAGAAATACCGTTTATTGTGTTAGAGTTGGCCTACCAACCCCTTATCCAGGTGTTAGCTAGACTGCAAAATCTAGCCTTGTTCATCTGGTGACCATGACCACTGTGTTAGAACCTAGCCTTGTCATTATGATGACCATTCTCTTTCCTTTTCGTTAAATGTTGTTGTCAATGGATTAATGACTGAAATTGAAGCTTGGTATTTCTAAACATTTGGTCGTTGTGTAATTTTGTGCTGCAATCAAGAGATTCAAGACTTGGATAGAAAAATAAAGATGTTATCTAGATGATAGCTcgctattttattttagttttggaaATAGACATAGTTTGACTGTAGTAGCTTTTCTGTTTACACAACAATTTCCTTTGACTGTTTTTTCAATTCACTCAGTTTCTTCACTTGTTCATAAGATGACAAATAAACCCTTTCAAGTAAAGGGCAAGTTATAGTCTGCGCCGTTGATTTGCGAAATCTGTAAACTTTGTTAAGGAGGGTGTACCCAAGAACACCTCTTCAGCTTATTCAAATGACCCTAAttttctctccctcttttttttctaGGTTTCTTAAAACCAACAGCTGCTGCTGCTGTTCGAATAAATTAGGAGGTTGGTGGTGGTAGCTTACTGAACTGTCATTTTGGGAATACAGTAGTCAGGCCTGTTAGTGTTTGCCGATCCACTCACCATATCTCGTTTAGGTGGTAACTGGGAGTTTCTTCAGACCTTTGGTTCGGTGCTAAATTAATTAAGCATGTAACGACTATCACAGAACATCGAATATGCTGTGTTTACTAGAAAGACATTGCATCCGTGCTATGATAAATGTTATTCAGGGATCTATACTTATGTCATCCACGCTGCACTCACGATTTGTTCCAACATATCAGTGTTTGCTGCTGTAAGTTATTTACGTTTTCATGCCATTTGGTGGTATATTATTCTTGTTAAGTAAGACGGATAGGAAATCAATTTTCTATTTATGATACCATGACTGAATCCCCAAGGATATCACCTTGATTTTATTTCAATATGCAAATACATATCTTCACATGTCGAAGAACATGAACTAGAAGTGTAACCGGCACTGGCCTCACGCTGGTGCACAGAGCTTCTCCACCAAGCCGGTTCCGCAGCAGGCCAACACCCCAGGCAATTGTCGCGGACCTTACAGACTCTGAGGCGAACTGAGGCACAGCTAGCAACACATACTTGATTTCAGAACCAAGTCCCTTTGGCAACTCTGAAATATGTTAAATTGAGGGATTTTCCATTGGGAAAGTCTCTTGAAAAATTGTTTCTAGCCTTCAATTACTACTAGTAGGCTATTGTACAATTTCCATAAAAAGTGTAATCACAAACTtgtactcaaacctaaatttgaatcAAAATAGGGATTTATTTTCAGGGGTAAAATTTGGTTTGTGTCAATTGGTTTGACTCATGAATATTCCCCAAGCTTTGTCGTGACTAACATTAGTACTTTCGACAAACACATTGGAAGCGCTAATGTGGAAGCCTCTAATACAACACCTCATAAATGTCAAACTCTTTACCTTTGGAGTACTAATGTCAGTATCCTCAGTTCGTTTGACTCATGAATATTCTCCAAGCTTTGCCGTGGCTATCAGCATCAACACTCCAGTTTTCTTATATTTTCTCCAAGATCTTCTCCCTTGTTTTTGTTCATTTGTAAAATCTTTGGTATTTTACACAACCTAGGCTGTTAGTTTGTCGAAGTTAACATCTGATGGTTTGTGTCTGGCATCATTAACTGTTAACGAGCATTCCATGGTTGTCAATAGTCTATGGAGCACACGTTTCGATGCTATATTTGTGCCTTAGTTgcaaactcaacaatgaaagtattaTCTCCAATAGATCTAATATCCGTGCCCTTGGGATATCCTCAAGATGTCGTGACGCTGCCATAGCCGTCTGAGGATAATACCTTTCCAAGCTGCGATTCGTATACTCGAAGGACACCAAATGTTCCTTACTTTTGTTCTCTAGGATGAAAATTGTAGCCTCTTAGACAGAAGACTCGAAATGAGCCCGGTTTTGAATTAACGAATTCACCAACCGGCTAGGTGTTACACCAAGAGTTACAACCCACACACGTGCCAAGCGCACACCGAAACCcacaacaaagcacaacacaGGAAAAAGTCAAATCGAATCGCCATCTGGATCCAAGAAGAGGGAACCTTGTCTTCTGTTGCACCGGAGTCATCATGACCGTGTCCACACCAACAAACCTACACCGCACCAAGCCAGCAACCCAAGGGGAAACTCATGGATGGACCGGCCACCTAGCAGAGCTTGAGAAACCAAAGGAGGGGGGCTTGCGGCGACGTCTTCAAGAAGGTGAATGACGCAAGAATGCATCATCGTCGTCGCCAAACAGAGGTCCTGCAAAGTTTTCACCCAGACCCGAGAGACACCACCCGTGGAGCTCGGGCTAGGTCCAGACCAAAAACACAACATCTTCCGTTGGTGTTGGGATACGCACACCGGCAAGAGCTACAACGACTAGATGTCGACCTAGAAAAGACCCCAAGGCGCTAGGGAGGACGTCAGCTACCGCAACAAACCGTGTAAAAACAGCCAGCCAGACGTTGCGAGAGGGCTCCAACACCAGCGAGAGGTTATAGGGTGATCCACAAGACACTACTAGAGAGGTATGCACGAAGTGAGCCCCCCCAAGGAGAGCAGGTTGAGGCGGAGGGACGGAGTCCATCAATTCGAACAGAGAGACATCAACGAGGACACCTTCAGTAAGGGAGCGACACCCATAGGTGACGCCGTCGTCGGCACATGCCAACACCATGTCCAACTTTCGCCGAGCTCCTACCCGGTCAAAAATCCGGACGCCGACGCGAGGACCCGGAGCGGACATTGCAGAAATCACTACCCCTCCACCAACCCAAGTCACACAAGACCTAGCCCCGATTAGATTCATCTTCGGGTTAAGCGCAAGAGCTGGCTCGGCCCGGCCATGCCTAGGTCTATACGCCGCGAACGGCGCTAGATCGGTGGCATCACGCTGGCGACTCCCCAGCGCGCGAACTACTGCACTAGCGCGTCCATACTGTTTGGCAGGAAAAACAGACTGCAGCgcgccagcagcagcagcagtacTGAGCGTGTTGCCATCCTCGACGAGCACGGGCCGACTCAGGAACCCATTCCTAGATAGTCAGCAAGGACGTCATCCATGGAGACGTACGCCCATGAGATTCCGATAAATCCGAGCGGGTGGATGGCCACCGGCCACCGCGCAGGGCCAAACCCTCCGCTCAGACACATCCATTCGCGGCAGCCGTGCATCCAGGCCGGAAGGCACGGAGGCCACGAAGGGAATATGCAGAGGTGTGGGGGCGGTCGGGCTCTCCAGGCCCAGACCTAGGCACGTAGGCCTAGATCTGGCCGCCCTCACGACCGTGCCCTGAAGCACCGGCGGGTGGCAGTGccaacaaccaccaccaccaggcCCAACCCTCACAGGCCAGCCATAGCGGGGGCCAAGACGGCCGGGGCCAGGGCTGGAGCCTTCCATCGCCACATATCGATCCGCCCCGATGGGATCCAACCAGCAAGCAAGGGAGGGGAAGACCGCCGCTGCCGACATCGCTTGGGCTTTGCCCGGTGGCTCCCGGTGGCAGCAGGGGAAGGGAGGAGGTGAGGGGCGGGGGATGGTGTGGGCAGGGGCACCCCAGTCGCCCTCGGGGAGGGACGAGGGAGCAGGGGGAGGGGGCCAAATTATGGCATCTTTCATATGTGAGATTGAGCTTTTTCCTTAATCCCACCACAAGTGTAGCCTCCGGGATGAAAATTGTTGCAAACTCAACAAAGaaattaagggcatctccagcggtgcgacgcattttagcgtccacgcgcgtccgtttgcgtcggccgaaatggtcgaaatcgactgcgcgtccatttgcgtcgggggtggctccagcgacacgacgcattttttggccgaatcatttttttaaacatgaaaacataatttacatagtttaaACATGAAAAAAAACCTAACGCCTACTGctactcgtcgtcgctgtcgagcacgatgagctcccGTATCGCCCACGATCAGTTGCCATCCgcgggagcgtacgccgggcgcgccggcggtgctggaggtggaggcgcccagggctgtggttgtggcggcggtggaggcgcccagggatgcggctgtggcggcggtggaggcgcccagggatgcggctgtggcggcggtggaggcgcccatggATGCGGCTGTGGAAGAGGAGCCCAGGGGTTGTACGGCGGCGGTTGTGGCGCCGCCGAGTCCTGTAGCGCctgtcgaagggcttcatcctccgacaggcccgacggcatgacgccggtggcgtagcggggcagcggTGGCTGCACAGGCGGGTCGTTCTCGGAGACGAGGGCgccgagcttcgccatctcgtcgtccgtcatgttcacCGGGAACTCGAAAttgcggccctccgccatggcctgccgccattcgtggaagacgaccGCGACGTAGTtgtcgctgtcgtccttcacctcttcgttatggtacgcgagcgcctcgatgtagtcatCCTCATCTTCGTAGGCGGCGTAGGCGtcatggtcgtggtcgtggtcgccgtggtcttcctcgtcgtcgttgTACTGCGCGCGCGTCGGCGGCTGCTGACTACGCATCGGCGCCTCCTGTCTTCGTGGATGAGTCGCCGCTGGACGCGAGAAGGGaaaatccctgtcgcccatgaagcccgcccTCCTTCTCCTATCAGTCTCGGTCGACAGATAGGTACGCCAACTGTCGgtgtcgatggcgtacgccgtatcggcgcggaggtccggcggcaggtaccgcctccttcgccggatctcCGCGGTACGATCAGGATCGCGCGCAGGGactggagggatgggcacccggcggcagctcagccgccagccgccaggcagtTGCACGCCCGACCAGGCATCGCACGACATCCATTTGCCGTGCATCAACCTCCCCAGcgtgacggggagcggcaccCTCTGCGTCCCCTGatgccgctgccggaggcctcgaagtcgatcttcttccccatggcgctgcggcggtgTTGGTGCGAGAGGAGGTGTGAGCGAAGGAGGAACGcggccggtggacttttaagggcggccgcgcgcgggatacgatgccattgaaggaggcgcagaagcccagccgttGCACGCCAGTGCACGCGCAAAACAGGAAGCCGCACCATTGATGgtgaaggctgcggcgcagacgcagaagcgctgaccgccgaagcgatgccctcgatgcagattcgctgccaggcgggcccggtggagatACGAGCAGACACTTTGCGTGTCCGCGCAACATccgcaggtttgcgtctctgcacgGTCCGATCACTTTGGGTCGCGCCGCTGTCCATTTTCGGTTAAGGCAGTACTCCTTGCCCAAAACGAGCGTTTCGGCGGGAAATTTTGGCCGTTGAGCTCTACCGGTGGGCACCAGCTGTTCAAACACTCGAAATGGCATCCTCGGCCTATACAAAAAGCTGCACCCTGTACAACCATTCCTAATACAGAAATCGGTTCATGGACTACACCGTATGGACCAAGCTGACTGACGAATGGGCCCTTGGATCCTGTCTTCCTGACTTCCTGTGGAACAGTCGCACGGCGCTTCTCGTCCTGACACACTCCCTGGCGTTTGTTATGCGCACACGGCAACACCATGTGAGCGCCCCAGCCCAGCCGTTCCCCAATCCCCAACTCCACAACCAACCAGCTTCCGCGATGTCGCTCCGCCGCTTGCTTggcctctccgccgccgccgccgccgctgcccccgGACGCCTCCGTCGCCGCTCCCTCGCCACGGCCGTCACGCACCCTTCCTGGTCCATCATCAAGCGCAACTCGCTCGTGGCGTACGACGAGACGGCGCCCGTGCTCCTCTACGACCCACCGCTCGTCTCCGATGTGCATCCCCCGATGCACCTCATCCAGACCAGCGGCACCCCCGACCCCGAATCCGGCGTCATCCAGCTGTTCCCCGGCTCCGTCTGCGCCGCGAGCGgcgacggcctcctcctcctctcctacTTCGAGGTGCGCATGAGTCCCATCCTCCCCAAGTACGACAAGAGACCTGCCATGGCCGACCCCGACTACGTCCCCGACAACCGCTTCGTCTGCAACCCTGTCACCGGCGAGATGTCCCGCCTCCCGGACATCGTTCCTCACCATGTGAGGGAGGCCATCTGCGGCAGCCACACGGGTCTCCTCACCCGAGCCGGCCGTGGCCACGACGGGCCGCCCGACGAGTTCGCCGTGGCCGAGCTGCAGGGGAACCAGATGGTCCGGTTTCTCTCGGAGACACAGGAGTGGGAAACCGTGCCGGTCTCGCCGTGCCAGCTTCCGCACGCGCGGCAGATGGTCCTGGACTGGGAGGTGGTGGCCTTCCGCGGCCGCCTGTGGTGGCTCGACGTCACCTGCGGCGCCATCTCCGCCGACCCGTTCACCGACGCTCCCGAGCTCCGCTTCGTCGAGCTTCCCAAGAACAGCGTGCTGCCTGCCGCCGCGCAGGAACGCTGCGGGTGCGGCCGGCCCCACGGCTGCGGCAGATCCACGCACCGGCGCCTCTGCGTCAGCCAAGGGCGGCTCTGGTACATCGAGTTCTCTCCGGCGGAGCCGTTCCTGCTCAGCGCCTTCGCGCTCGACGACGAGGGCACCGGCTGGACGCTGGAAAACCAGCTACACCTCAGCGGCTACCAGGGAATGGCACGCCACCTCCCATCGCTACAAGTTGGGTTTCTAGACCCACTCAGGGCTGATCGCATGCACCTGTCGGCTCGCGTCGCTGCTCCCAAGGATGCCAAAGGAACCTCCGTCATCCTCGTCGTGGACATGAATCGCCACCAGATTCTCAGTTACCCTTGTATATGGGCCGACCCCTCCTTCGTGCCCTCTGTGTTCCCGCCGTGGCTTGGCTCCACCCGCATCCCTTCTGCAGGTCTTGTGCCTCTCCATCTCTCTCCTATTGTTGGTTTACTGCTTCTCAGTTTTACTTTCAGCTTTAATTCAGATGTGCAGCGCATGATCAGTACTACTATAAGTAGATTATCTTCCATAGAATTTGCTTTCTGCATCTCAGGCCGGCCAATGGTTTTGATCTAGTTAACTCAACCACTCACTATATTGTGACCCAAAACAACATCCTCTTTGCTTGGTGACTTGATTCAAGCTAGAATGTACCTATCCAGAATGTGGTTATAGGTTATCTGTTGTTTGCGAATTCCTAATTTATAGAGCATGTTCGCCATTTTATTTCCATCTCTCTGCAGTTTGGTTGTAGAAGGTAACTTGGTGATTTAAATATATATTCATCTAATCACCCCTGTACACTACTCAAGTGTTATCTTCCACCTACTTCTCCTTGTGTTATGTGCTTATGGATGGATACACTGTGCTGAATTACTGATAACCTTCTCTAACTATTGAATAAATTTGGTAGCACAATTCCTGTATTCGATGCAGATAAATCTGTGCTGTAATAAAAAAATTGTGTTAATGTTGTTGCTATTATTCAACTTCTTGCGCATTGACAAAATGAATATCTTTCAGGCAAGACAGACATCAAGAAAGACAAGACTTTGGCAGATGTTCTCGTTCGCGCAGGCAGTCCTTAGAAGAGATGAAGGTAGTGAGGCTAGTAATATTTTTTAGCATCCAAGTAAGACTGTTAGCATATTCAGTTTGTAGAATTGTTATTATTGAAGATTGCTACCTGAAAACATGTTATTTCATTCCTATTCTTGTGACAGCAACTTCCATGCTGCCAAAAGGTAGTGTTGTCCTTCCAACCATCCGTCCAGATGTATTAGTGTCTCTCGCCAGCGCAAAGTATACTTAGCTTTGTTCATCTGCTCTTCACTTTATTAGAACCTGAAGGATAACTAGCCTTGTCATCATGATGACCATTGTCATTCATTTTCATGAAACGTTACCACCAACTCATTAGGGGCAGAATTATAACTTAATATTTTTACTACAATCAAGACTTGGATAGGAAAAAAATATGTTATCCAGATGACAACTCGCTATTTTATTTCAGTTTTGGAAATAGACATAAATGGGACTATGGCAGCTTTTCTGTTTAGTGTTTATACTCAAGAATTCCCTTTGGTTGTCTTTTTCATTTCGGTCAGTCATCGTCACTTGCTTATTCAAATATCCGTAATgttttcctcttctttttcagGTTTCTTAAAACTAACAGCAGCTGCTGCTCTAATAAATTAGGAAGCTGATGGTGGACAAAACGGTCATTTCAGGAGTCCCGATTTGTCTTGTATCTCTTTTGGGTGGTAATCTGGGAGTTCTTTCAGACTTTCAGTTCATGGTAGAACACCAGCGGAGTTGCTAAATTAATTTGGCATCTAAGGACTATCACTGAACATCGTATGTATATGCTGTGTTTCTAGCAAGACATTGCATCTGTAGGAAAAGATTGATGCTTCCACATGTTAACTCTTATGAGAAATCTTTTTAAGGGATTTAATCTTATGTTCATCTGCACTGGATTCACAATTTGTTCCAATAGGTCTGTGTTAAAAATTACGTGTTTTCATGCCAATTTCATGGTATGTTGTTTGTGTTAAGTAACAAGGATGACAAAATCAATTTGCTATTAACACCATGACTGAATCAATAGGACATATCACTTTTCTTGAGGTATTGGATATATGACTTTGACATGTTGAAGAAGACACTACAAGTGTAACCAGCATTGCCGCAGCACACTGGTGCACAGAGCAACTCCAGCAAGATCTATAGATATACACAGGTTAAATCAGTAGAGGCATTCttccctcgaaataggctttcgccccgctatattaatatagcaaccacacGATACAACGAGCACGCTGGGGCCGCAGCACAACCAAGCCCAAAAGAAAAGacacaaaaagaaagaaaagagaaacaAATGCTGTCATCGGCAGCTCGACGGAAAAACGAAGACGAGTCGCCACCGTTGCGCCCTCCGGACAAGTCCCACCACGCTCCTCGCACTCTGGATCGCCCCCATACCAAGCAGCACCTTCAACAAGGAAAGCGACGATGGCGCCGCTGCTGCCCGGAcaagtcctagggtttcccccggtacgcgGCGGGGGTGGTGAAGGAGGTACACCCGATGCCCTTCAGGAAGGAAGGATGGCACCCGCAGGCGTCACCGCATCGGAGCCGAACGAGCCGGCAAGGATTTCTCCTAACCCCAACCACCACCACCCTGAACGATCCAAAGAGCCCACCCAACATGTCGCCCACCAGCATGCGCCACCACGGTCTTGACTACAACTTCGCCGTCTCACTGCGGACACCATCGCGAGGCCTAGAGGAGGGAGAGGGACAGCGGGCAAGGGGCAACAGCACCGCAGCCGCGCGGGAGGGCACTACCTCCACCGCCTTCGCGGTAGCCGACCGGACGTAGTAGCAGAGACACACCAGGCCCGAGCTGGCCCGGCCGGGCCCAAACTGGCCCGTGAAGTCTCCGCCGCCGCGCTGCAGCAGGCCGGCGGCAGTGCCGCCACCACCTAACCCCGCCGACGCACCTCCGCCACCTCCAGGGAACGACCACAGCGCGCATAGGGCAGCCCGTCCAAGCCCAGATTGGGCCCAAACTGGTCCAGATCTGGGCCGAGACGACCTTGCCGGCCGCACGCCGGCGACCAGCCTGCCGCCTATCCGCACCACGCCGCCCCGCCGCCAAGGAGCAGCGCCATCGCCAGCGAATCCACCCAGCCGCGCCGGACCGACGACCGCCGAAGAGCACCGCCGCGGGCGCCGAGCTCCGCGCCTCCTTGCCACGCGCGGGAatggccggccgccgccgccggcaccgcacgAGCAACGCCCGGCG
This Lolium perenne isolate Kyuss_39 chromosome 1, Kyuss_2.0, whole genome shotgun sequence DNA region includes the following protein-coding sequences:
- the LOC127319962 gene encoding uncharacterized protein; this encodes MSLRRLLGLSSAAAFPGLLRRSFSFTTSGTPPPWAFIERSTEAAEGLSVRLGHPPSLSTIRVPKHLVRTSAAPDHDADVIQSISGSVCSASSDGLLLLSYFDLRLEAPILAQRGAARLRKSPADLAPGYGAHCTHFVCNPVTGELSCLPDPRTSDPVSKVMCGLHTGLLTRADGGHDGPPNRFAIAELHGNQMVRFLSETGEWEVVPVSPCQLPDARRMVLDHDVVAFGGRLWWLDVTCGAVSVDPFSDRPELCFVELPRDSVLPAAAQDGCDCAGTSGCGESPEHRRLCVSEGRLRYIEVAREEPFVLSTFALDEEASGWTLQHRLDLSRFRFQFQDYCPHPWLPLKEGDTPQIGFLDPLDDSWIYMSATIANPEDTPRFVFVVDMKKEDVIMCSAYRSGIPSFVPFVLPPWLGSSQIPAAGRKDFKKKQGLGLVRANSL
- the LOC127319978 gene encoding uncharacterized protein: MSLRRLLGLSAAAAAAAPGRLRRRSLATAVTHPSWSIIKRNSLVAYDETAPVLLYDPPLVSDVHPPMHLIQTSGTPDPESGVIQLFPGSVCAASGDGLLLLSYFEVRMSPILPKYDKRPAMADPDYVPDNRFVCNPVTGEMSRLPDIVPHHVREAICGSHTGLLTRAGRGHDGPPDEFAVAELQGNQMVRFLSETQEWETVPVSPCQLPHARQMVLDWEVVAFRGRLWWLDVTCGAISADPFTDAPELRFVELPKNSVLPAAAQERCGCGRPHGCGRSTHRRLCVSQGRLWYIEFSPAEPFLLSAFALDDEGTGWTLENQLHLSGYQGMARHLPSLQVGFLDPLRADRMHLSARVAAPKDAKGTSVILVVDMNRHQILSYPCIWADPSFVPSVFPPWLGSTRIPSAGKTDIKKDKTLADVLVRAGSP